Within Chaetodon auriga isolate fChaAug3 chromosome 7, fChaAug3.hap1, whole genome shotgun sequence, the genomic segment CACTGAAATCGGATTGTTGGAAGGCGGAGAAAAATGATGTAAAATCACCAGAGGCAACATTCGACCAAGGCttgagggaggggagagaaaaaaaaaaagtttctccTGAATTAAAGTGGTCACTGCTGGAGGAATTTGGAGCAAAGTGAGGCGTATAATCCTGCTGTCCACCAGGAAAGATTTGGAGTCAACTCACAGAAAGGTGACACTTGATGAAATACATACTGTTCAGTCTCTTGCAGGGTAAGGCTCTTTTCATATGCACTCATCCACAGACAGGCCAGCTGCAGAACAGCGCCCCCTGGAGGAGTTGAGGAGCAGATGAAGTAAAACGTATTCTTGTCTTGAAGCTATCCTGAAGTCTCAGCCTCTGTCAAACATCATTCCTGTCTTACTTGAGCTGGATCTGTGCAGATAGTTTTGGCTGCTGAGCTTTTGATGTATCTGATTTGAGATTTCTGCCACCAAACACAGCAAAggatgtctttttttgtttttttgtttttttgttttttttttgtggtgatCACGGCAATAAAATACTACTTTTGAAAAACTCAGCAGTGATacacagtgatggaagaagtacttaggccttttacttaagtaaaagcagtAATATCACACTGTAAAACTACTTAAttacaagtcctgcattgaaaaatGTACATAAGTAAAAAGTGCTTTCAGTACAAGGTATTCAATGAGCGGCTTAATGCTACCATATCATGTAAACATTATTATATTAATTCTGTCCCATTATCCCATGCTACTTCATGGTAGTCGTAATTTGATGACATCAAACTACgtcttttgttattgttttgattgagagactCGATGGAATCACAGCGTGCTACCcactcagcaccaaacagcagatggacagatgttagcagctagctggtgatcATAGCGGAGCATTTAACaccaaaaacagacataaaagagaaaagagaggaaatattggacttaaattcaacaggtggacagaaacatgactcagaATTAATGATAACGTTGCTCTGTaaatgctggatgtgtaaattagcagctgtttgctaagcGTTGATAATAGTCTTTGTTAGTGTTGTGCTTAAAGCTTGTTTATGCTGCCCCCAAGAGGCCAAATTGTTGTTACTGCAGGTTTAAGCATTTCTCCAGAATATATTCTACATATTTAAAGCACTGTCAGACATGCTCATATGGTAATATTTGCTCATATCTATTACCTTTTTAATGTCGTGTAAACAATGTGCAGAAGTGCAAAAGAAGGCACGTGAACATTCCAGTGTTGCATTCACAGCAAGTTCATGTGGTTCAAGCCTCACATGAGTCAAAACTGTGGGAAAGTACAGTTACTGTTTGCACAAAGGTGAATACTCAGCTTGAACTCTATTGCACAAAACTAGGGTGAAATTTCAGATCCATTTATTTAATAACTGTAAGGATGTTTCCAGTCTGAGAGCTGCGAAATATACTGTCAATACAGCACGAGGATGGATTTTGTTGCTCCAGCAGTGAACAAGATTGTAACCTGAGCTTGCATAGACACTGATCCTCTGGTGTTtccaaacacctgcagacaaaCGCCCGAAGACCACAGCTCAGAGGAGCATTTAGAATAACAACCTGAGGCATTTTCTCCAGTCCAGGGTTGATATTTAATTATTATCAAGTGACTACAgtgttggatttgtttttggTGAACAGTCACACCTTGAAGATCTACATTTCATCacctgcagtttttttttttttttttttttttgggggggggggggggtcatgctgTCAACACCAACCACAGATACAGAAATCAAGTTTATTTAACCATGTTTTAATTGTGATTTTAGTTAAGAACTTGAACAGGTTTTCCAcatgtgagctgcagctgtatcCAAATGTAATCCCCCACAAAAAATCCCTCTTACTGCAAACCACGAATACTCTACAATGCAATTTACTGATAGAGCATAAAAAGCAACATGCAGAAACTcttgaaagttttaagcctCTTCAAGTTTCTGGCTTTAGGTGAAGAACTTGGTTGACAAGGTTGTCATCAACTCGTTAGCTGACTTGATTCTGAATGAGAAATCCTGCACTGCACATAAAGTAAGTTCAGTGTTATCGCTGTTCATAACCTCCCACCCACCATTCACCACCCTGGAATCTGATATGGGggagtctctctctcattcacagtCCAGTTCATTCACCCAAGTTTCTCCCTCTGACAGCGCAGACGCCAGTGTTGTTTCTCAAATGGACGTGTTGGCTGTTCCTGCAGACAGGCATAAAGGATGGTACCTTTCTCTGATGGCACCCAACACAAAGGGACCAACGTTTGCTTGGCTGGACCCGTCCAGACTTTACTGCAACTCACAGGtatgatggaaaaaaagatTATTTCCAGTGACTCAACAACAACGATACTGTTTCTACTGTCTTCGCTCTCACTGACTATAGTATAAAACCTATTTTTTTACCAGGAAAACACAagttatgtgtgtattttaaatgcacattttgccTTTTGTGCGTTTACTTCAGGCTCTTGCAGACTGTGTCCAAGACCTTCTCAGTCCATTCCACGACGACACCATTGACCTGGTTGCCGGGATCGATGCAATGGGATTTATTCTTGgtaagaaaacaaaccaattCATCCCAAGAAGGGAAAATAAGCATGAGAAGGGAAATAAATAGTAGGCGAAGAGCAATCACAAATGGTGTCTCTcgcttattttattttaagaggCAGCTCTTCTGCCAGTCGGGAAACCTAACCCCACTGGCGAAGATACTAAATTTAGATATTTCAGCTCCTCTAAACTCTGCCTCATGGCACACGTGTGATAACATTCCTCCTGCAGTTCAAACTGGGCAACACAAAGCGATGATTTCTGAAACATCATTCTGTCACAGTGGATGAATGTTTGTACTGTGTTTTCAGGGGCGTCTGTCGCCACCACCCTGGGAAAAGGTTTTCTCGCTATACGCAAAGCCGGACACCTGTGTGTCCCAACCCAAGGCCAAGACTACTCAGACTacacaggcagagaaaaggtTATGGAAGTAAGACTGGATGTGCTAAAACCAGGTTAATCTTCCTTTGCTTTCTCTGTTGtggtttttggactgttgacaAGGATGTCAATAAGTTTAGACTCATGTTATTTATGGTGTTTGCAAATATTCAGTCTTTTAATTGCAGAATTTCCATACAAAATGTTTGCACGATTACTTAGATCATCATCTGGCACCAAAGCTCTGACTGAAGGAGTTGTTTTAGGCTTCAATACACAGCTGTATTTGAGGATGACGTTGACCAGGCTGTAACATACTTATTTCTCAATCATAAAAATATGTcggaaaatagtgaaaataaataaatatatgctgaaacaaatgactaaaatgtttaattcataATGAAACAGTTGCTGCTCCTGTTGATCAACCAATCATTACGGCTCTTAAGTGAACCCTGAACAATACATGACAGGCATCCTCACTTCATGCTCATTTAGTCCCTGCAGCACAGCACCCTCTGGTGTTCATGTGTGAGCCAACGCTGCAGATGTTAAAGATTTGTATCTTTGATGTCTTATCAGATATTATTACGGTCAATTTGGAGTTACATTCTCTTTCAATCgtctgtaaaacatcagagaTCATCCTGTTCATAGACAAAGATATTTTACGTCCTGCTGTCTTTTTCCTGACAGAAAAACTTGGCAGAAAATAAgcatattatttttttcatgacaGGGATACACTACACACaattttatgtaaaaatgtattgttttttttaccatgtGAAAACTTCAATAAAGATCCAGTGGATATAAATAGATGAAATGTCTCCTTTCTGCAGGTATGAGGGTGTTGCTAGTGGACCAATGGATCGAGACTGGAGGCACAATGAAGGCTGCCATCCAGCTGTTGGAAAAGCTGGGAGCCACTGTTGTAGGTCAGCCAGATGGTTCGGTTACAACACCATAATTCAATGATCCTCAGCATCTGAACGTAAGTATCATCGccctctgtgtcctgcaggtgTAGCAGTCGTGGCCATCGAGAACACTGAGGGAGGAAAGTGGATTAAAGAAAACTACAAATTCTCTCACTGCGTCCCCGAAGAGCTCCAGAGCCAAATTGAACAGAGGTATCTTGATTCCTTCAAAAGCTTCAACAACtaaacaagaaaacatgatATCTTACATCctcagtgaagaagaaaaggggaaTAGCAAAATTTTCTAAAGCTGGGATGGTCAAGAAATTGTTTTATTTGCGTAGACGTGTTGCAGTTTTGTTCCTGAAAAATTCtttaaaagacatgtttgttattttcaaaacactgtgaaatggtgtttttgctcttttctaaTATTTTTATTACCTGTAAAACATACCATGGGAAATTTCAAAGACAATAAATGATACAATATTCTTAGacagcatttccatttttgatgttgaaatgttaaaaagtaCCAATGAAGCATATGctgtagataaaaaaaaaaaaaagaaagttcaaGCATGTGTCTACATGAATGGCTCCCAACCTGGAGGTCGGGCCCCCACATGATAAATCTGAGGGGCCGTGAGATGATTAACAGAGTTTTGAACTGCGACTCAAGCTTTCCTCCAAATCATGTCTTGTGATTTATGGCACAAACTTTCTTCTGACAGGAAGGTTGGGAACCTCTGACCTACAATGTTATGAAAAGAGTAAAGACAGTCGTTTAAACCAGAGTattctggggaaaaaaaatcttaattaaGAAACTACAGCAGCGAGACAGAATGTTTGATTCAAGCCCTAAGGTAAGCATCCACACATGCATGATGTTAAAAACATCCACGGTCATTCTTTGGCATCTCTGCAGTACCAGAACAGTCATTTTTGTGTAATTGCTGTGTCATCCTGTAACTCCAGACAAGTTAAACTGAGCAACACCACAAAAATCCTCATCCCACAGAGGAAAACTCTTTCTAGGCCAGGAAAAACTGAACTCAAAGATGTCAGGAAGTAAAACTCCGGCGTCCCTCCTCTGACCACAGAAAATCCCTCCCATGAGCTGGAGAGCAGCCACAGTCTTTTTCCACCGAGAAAAATCCTCATTTCCAGTGCGCACCTTTGACTTTAGACTCCTGCTTCCATCCTTACTGACAGCAGTTCGGCTGTTTCTTCTTCGATGACGCGTACATACTGTTTGAATTGCTGTTGATCCCTGAAACAAATGAACAGCTGGGTGttaaaacaatgtgaaaactCCTCATGATTACAGGGAGACTGTTCGGATACTCACTGACAACATCTCCAATTTGCCTCGATCCACTTTTCTCCAGTTCAGCAAGAACGTTTGTCTCAAATGCCAAAGAAGCAACTCGAAAGAAAAACTCCTTCACGTTTTCCCCTGCAGCATGAAGAGATACCGATCAGTAAGGGACCGTGTGGAAATTAATAGACTCTGAAActattttaatttaaagtattaaaatgtTAATGGAACAATGATGATAAAGTTAAATTTAATGGATGATCCAATCATGTAGATTTACATTTCAATTGCTTCAGCTGTGCCTCTGAGAAATCATGATTTATCCATCATTGAGCCACACCAGACATCTCTAAAGACTACAATACCCATAAGCCTTTGTTGCCAATGCCACGGTGCAAAGTAGAGTTGCAGATTTCAACTGCTGAACTGATTAAGCTGCAGATTCTAAAATTTGTTTTCTCAACACTGTAATCTTTAGTTTCCACCCGCCATTTCTTCCCGAAATGCACCCTGGGAATTATAGTTAGCTTCTTACCATAGTTGAGCTTGCACCCTCTACTTTTTAACCAAACAACCAGATATTTTCTGACAGAGTTGTTAATATTTTGGACTGACTGATGACTAAACTGTAAAGGTTCAACATATCTATACACATATATCTATATCTCTATGTGACtttactgcagctctgttaTAATGCAGAATAAAGtgaagcaactgtttgctgGTAAGAGCTTATTTGTTCTACTGGCAAACAGAAACTAAAGCCCTGTTAGACACACGATTGTTCTCCTCTGCATGCGGAAAAAAGCATCCGTATGATCAATGGTGCATACAAAaggcatgcttttattttgatataactatttaatcttgtttttttttatttttgagtaAAACCCACAAGAaaattataaaataaaacattgcaACTACCCTCCCGAGCTCATAATTTTCAAACAGTGCCCAAATCACTGGTGGGGTTGCTGCTCATTTCACTGCATCTACGTCCAAACACTCACCTGTCAGTGACGACACCGCCCAGTACTCGGCTCTGATCTCTTGTGCTAGTTTCAGGGCATCTTGTTCAATCTGAGAGTACTGAGCAGGAGACTGTCAGAGAAGCCGGAGAGGCCAAGATCAATATAATGTCATCGagttaaacacaaaacaaatcttTACACTAGTCTTACTCTGCCACTGactattatttttattatccaTTAACCTGACTATTATGTTCTTGCGTGAGGCCTTCAAATTACCTGTCTTGGTCTAAAAGCCAAAGAGAAACTGTTTTCCGtcacatgaaacaaagaaaaacagcaaatcctcaaaacGAAAAAGTCTGAAATGGTATTTTTGAAAAATCACTTGAGTGATTAATCAACTACTACTTATTGAAACAGAAAAGTAGCCGAGGTAACCCAGTGAACAAATGTGCTTCTGGCTTCTCACCACTGATTAAACGCAGTCAGTAAAGTCTTAGAATGAGTTGGGGATGAGGAAAGTACATTCTTGAGGTCTGAGCCAGCACACAAACGCTTTGTGGTGCTGGCACCGATCCCAACAACCGACATTTGACTCCAGCAGAAGACACAGAAATGTTCACAGGCATGTCCACTTCAAACAGCATGAAGACTTACGCTCAGGTCTTTCTTTGTGCCGACGACGAACAGCTGAACACCGGTGGGGTCGTTCTCTCTCAAGGCGTCTTCGAGCCACTGcctgcagacagaagaaagcaaCTTTACGTCCTCCAGCTGGGACAAAACGGGTCAACAGCAAGCTGCTCATGATGAAAAAGCTTACCTCACGTGGCCCAAAGAGGCAACATCGTTTACGTCAAACACGATAATCACaactggaagaagaaaagacaatatgacaaaaatggaaatgcttTATGAGCTCTAAGTGTGTTTTAGCATGTTCTCTCTAAAACACTCTCACCCTGGGCTCCTCTGTAGTACGTAGAAGCAATGCACTTGAACCTCTCTTGGCCTGCAGTGTCCCA encodes:
- the rab34a gene encoding ras-related protein Rab-34a isoform X2, translated to MSVRVSAMSVLPPVRRDRIIAQLPPYFRKEAALHTKDDFNNKVKTACQEQRTGTVGFKISKVIVVGDLAVGKTCLINRFCKDAFDKNYKATIGVDFEMERFEVLGVPFSLQLWDTAGQERFKCIASTYYRGAQVVIIVFDVNDVASLGHVRQWLEDALRENDPTGVQLFVVGTKKDLSSPAQYSQIEQDALKLAQEIRAEYWAVSSLTGENVKEFFFRVASLAFETNVLAELEKSGSRQIGDVVRINSNSNSMYASSKKKQPNCCQ
- the LOC143323920 gene encoding adenine phosphoribosyltransferase isoform X2, which translates into the protein MGESLSHSQSSSFTQVSPSDSADASVVSQMDVLAVPADRHKGWYLSLMAPNTKGPTFAWLDPSRLYCNSQALADCVQDLLSPFHDDTIDLVAGIDAMGFILGASVATTLGKGFLAIRKAGHLCVPTQGQDYSDYTGREKVMEVRLDVLKPGMRVLLVDQWIETGGTMKAAIQLLEKLGATVVGVAVVAIENTEGGKWIKENYKFSHCVPEELQSQIEQRYLDSFKSFNN
- the LOC143323920 gene encoding adenine phosphoribosyltransferase isoform X1, yielding MDVLAVPADRHKGWYLSLMAPNTKGPTFAWLDPSRLYCNSQALADCVQDLLSPFHDDTIDLVAGIDAMGFILGASVATTLGKGFLAIRKAGHLCVPTQGQDYSDYTGREKVMEVRLDVLKPGMRVLLVDQWIETGGTMKAAIQLLEKLGATVVGVAVVAIENTEGGKWIKENYKFSHCVPEELQSQIEQRYLDSFKSFNN
- the rab34a gene encoding ras-related protein Rab-34a isoform X1, with translation MSVRVSAMSVLPPVRRDRIIAQLPPYFRKEAALHTKDDFNNKVKTACQEQRTGTVGRFKISKVIVVGDLAVGKTCLINRFCKDAFDKNYKATIGVDFEMERFEVLGVPFSLQLWDTAGQERFKCIASTYYRGAQVVIIVFDVNDVASLGHVRQWLEDALRENDPTGVQLFVVGTKKDLSSPAQYSQIEQDALKLAQEIRAEYWAVSSLTGENVKEFFFRVASLAFETNVLAELEKSGSRQIGDVVRINSNSNSMYASSKKKQPNCCQ